Proteins found in one Ctenopharyngodon idella isolate HZGC_01 chromosome 16, HZGC01, whole genome shotgun sequence genomic segment:
- the rbm12bb gene encoding RNA binding motif protein 12Bb codes for MAVVIRLQGLRITAGSEDIRNFFTGLRIPDGGVHIIGGELEEAFIIFASDEDARRAMARSGGCIKGSPVNLLLSSKSEMQSVLEESTRRSELKGRGIYKEGVKRPSAERGPLPFNKDPRADVRRPDLQEMRNRPSPSSFNEIRHQREAEVPERADLYLKLTGMPFSATKEDVYTFFSGIKVEDVLFLRNPRGTFNGQSIVRLATKEDVIEGLKRDRQYMGVRYIQLSRCSEEQWLAEGGVVPDTRKRPSLERVRSRSPVSYRSRSRSPPHEEYCVMFENLPHAVEKRDLRMFLHPVTLKDDQIIIFAQKKDDKTKSAVVVFRNLTDYCAGLAHNKELLLHKVVYVSPISKEKMVTVLESSVDERDEGKGSRRSAEVPQSQRNTPDSQLRCVYVRNLPFDVRKVEIMDFFHGFPLSEDRVVLLHDDRGAGLGEALVIFQSEKEAMTAQSLNGQRFLGSEVMLKCITMAQMQNFGVNEQMTVSPPERNEILNDGPRFSNIQMPQDDCEMQPNLRQDFGGRDHFEPNFGRNNAFGPGLDGNGRQRYGSPDQQLDGPTGVKLLNLPSQIRIDEIYDFFYGYRLIPGSASLQYDRNGAPRRAATVVFETYREALTALQELNGRPIGTRKIQIVFD; via the coding sequence ATGGCTGTGGTCATCCGATTACAGGGACTCAGAATCACAGCTGGTTCTGAGGACATTCGCAATTTCTTCACTGGGCTCAGAATCCCTGATGGTGGGGTTCATATAATTGGTGGGGAGCTTGAGGAAGcttttataatatttgcatCTGATGAAGATGCGAGACGAGCGATGGCGCGCTCGGGGGGCTGCATTAAGGGCTCTCCCGTCAACTTGCTCCTGAGTAGCAAGTCAGAAATGCAGAGTGTTCTCGAGGAAAGCACTAGAAGGTCTGAGTTAAAAGGCAGGGGAATATACAAGGAGGGTGTCAAAAGACCTTCTGCGGAACGAGGTCCTCTGCCATTCAATAAAGACCCGAGAGCAGACGTACGAAGGCCGGATCTTCAAGAGATGAGGAACAGGCCCTCTCCATCTTCATTCAATGAGATACGACACCAGAGAGAAGCGGAAGTGCCAGAGAGAGCTGATCTTTATTTAAAGTTGACAGGGATGCCATTCTCTGCAACAAAGGAAGATGTCTATACCTTTTTTAGTGGGATAAAGGTTGAAGATGTTCTGTTTTTGAGAAACCCCCGAGGAACGTTCAATGGACAAAGTATTGTGCGCTTGGCTACCAAAGAGGATGTGATCGAAGGTCTGAAAAGGGATCGACAATACATGGGGGTGCGGTATATACAACTATCAAGATGCTCCGAGGAGCAGTGGCTGGCAGAAGGAGGTGTCGTACCGGACACTCGGAAAAGACCGTCCTTAGAGCGAGTGAGATCTCGATCTCCCGTTTCCTACAGGTCGAGATCACGCTCGCCCCCTCATGAAGAATACTGCGTCATGTTTGAGAACTTGCCTCATGCGGTTGAAAAGAGAGATTTGAGGATGTTTCTTCATCCGGTTACTTTGAAGGATGACCAGATTATTATCTTTGCCCAAAAAAAGGACGATAAGACCAAATCGGCTGTTGTGGTGTTTAGAAATCTCACAGACTATTGTGCTGGCTTGGCTCATAATAAGGAATTGTTGCTGCATAAGGTAGTGTACGTGTCACCCATCTCCAAGGAGAAAATGGTCACTGTGTTGGAATCGTCCGTTGATGAGAGAGATGAGGGAAAAGGGTCGAGACGATCAGCTGAAGTGCCCCAGTCTCAACGAAACACTCCTGACTCTCAGTTGAGGTGTGTCTACGTACGCAATCTCCCATTTGATGTTCGTAAGGTGGAGATCATGGACTTCTTTCATGGATTTCCACTTTCAGAGGATAGGGTGGTCTTATTGCATGACGATAGAGGAGCTGGGCTCGGTGAGGCTTTGGTGATCTTCCAGTCTGAGAAGGAAGCCATGACGGCACAGTCCCTAAACGGACAGAGGTTTCTTGGATCCGAGGTCATGCTTAAGTGCATAACGATGGCCCAGATGCAGAATTTTGGTGTGAATGAGCAGATGACGGTTAGCCCACCAGAAAGGAACGAAATTTTGAATGACGGTCCTCGTTTTTCGAACATCCAGATGCCTCAAGATGATTGTGAGATGCAGCCTAATTTGCGCCAGGATTTTGGAGGTCGTGATCACTTTGAGCCTAATTTTGGCCGCAATAATGCATTTGGGCCTGGACTGGATGGCAATGGACGTCAACGTTACGGATCACCTGACCAACAACTTGATGGTCCGACCGGTGTTAAATTGCTCAATCTACCCTCTCAGATAAGGATCGATGAGATTTATGACTTCTTCTACGGATACAGATTGATTCCAGGATCTGCCTCATTGCAGTATGATAGAAATGGAGCTCCCAGACGTGCTGCAACGGTAGTGTTCGAAACCTACAGAGAGGCACTCACTGCTCTTCAAGAATTAAATGGAAGACCAATTGGCACCAGGAAGATTCAGATTGTGTTCGATTAG
- the gra gene encoding uncharacterized protein C8orf88 homolog isoform X1 yields MCLEMTETDSTVTEAGRFVSENNRKMDVSKRIIRNLEPARPLRRLNMNQVPQSYAEIKPVEKPDNIIKVEHFYEILHLQSTSTQPKKKVERICYTRDFLLKMASCPMAKKKPEFLPEHPIVLENGRTNDVPRYFITNYNNNNDGEDMAA; encoded by the exons ATGTGTTTGGAAATGACGGAGACAGACAGCACGGTGACTGAAGCTGGACGCTTTGTCAGTGAGAACAA CAGAAAAATGGACGTGTCAAAGAGGATCATCAGAAATCTGGAACCAGCAAGACCACTGCGCCGTCTTAACATGAATCAAG TGCCTCAAAGCTATGCTGAGATTAAGCCAGTAGAAAAGCCA GACAACATTATTAAAGTGGAGCATTTCTATGAAATCCTGCATCTTCAAAGCACCAGCACCCAACCAAAGAAGAAAG TCGAAAGAATTTGCTACACACGGGACTTTCTCCTCAAGATGGCAAGTTGTCCAATGGCTAAGAAGAAACCTGAGTTTTTACCAGAACATCCAATCGTTTTGGAGAATGGA AGAACCAATGACGTGCCCAGATACTTCATCACcaactacaacaacaacaacgacgGCGAGGACAT GGCTGCCTAA
- the upp1 gene encoding uridine phosphorylase 1: protein MPLGEEKNGTYDRSIYVNNPHLDSMTDDILYHFNLGTSTHDLAAMFGDVKFVCVGGSPWRMKSFTEYIAKELGLSDPNAEYPNICAGTDRYAMYKIGPVLSVSHGMGIPSISIMLHELIKLLYHARCTDVTVMRIGTSGGIGLKPGTVVITKQSVDSVFQPRLEQIILGKSVVRSTELDGELAEELLQCGKELAEFETVIGNTMCTLDFYEGQARLDGAFCSYTEEDKQSYLAEAYAAGVRNIEMESSVFAAMCKLSNLRAAVVCVTLLDRLKGDQLTSSHDVLNNYQQQPQVLVGHYIKKKLNASKKS, encoded by the exons ATGCCGCTGGGTGAAGAGAAAAATGGGACATACGATAG GTCAATATATGTGAACAATCCCCATTTAGACTCCATGACAGATGACATCCTTTACCATTTTAACCTGGGAACATCCACTCACGACTTGGCAGCGATGTTTGGAGATGTCAAA TTTGTGTGCGTAGGGGGAAGTCCATGGAGGATGAAGTCTTTCACTGAATACATTGCCAAAGAACTGGGGCTTTCAGACCCAAATGCAGAATATCCAAATATATGTGCAGGAACCGATCGCTACGCCATGTACAAAATTGGACCTGTGCTGTCTGTCAGT CATGGCATGGGTATCCCATCAATCTCTATAATGTTGCATGAGCTCATCAAGCTACTTTATCATGCCCGCTGCACTGATGTCACCGTAATGCGCATCGGAACGTCAGGTGGAATAG GTTTAAAGCCAGGGACTGTGGTGATTACCAAACAGTCGGTGGATTCTGTGTTTCAGCCTCGCCTTGAGCAGATCATCCTGGGTAAATCAGTGGTCAGGAGCACAGAACTCGATGGGGAACTTGCAGAGGAGCTGCTTCAGTGTGGCAAAGAACTTGCAGAGTTTGAGACTGTCATTGGTAACACAATGTGCACCCTTGACTTCTACGAAG GTCAAGCGCGGCTGGATGGGGCCTTCTGCTCATACACTGAAGAAGATAAACAGAGCTATCTTGCCGAAGCCTATGCCGCTGGGGTTCGTAACATTGAGATGGAGTCATCTGTGTTTGCGGCCATGTGCAAACTGAGCAATCTTCGAG CTGCGGTTGTGTGTGTAACACTGCTAGACAGACTGAAAGGAGACCAGCTGACCAGCTCTCATGACGTCCTGAATAACTACCAGCAGCAACCTCAGGTCCTGGTCGGGCATTACATCAAAAAGAAGCTGAATGCCTCCAAGAAAAGCTAG
- the gra gene encoding uncharacterized protein C8orf88 homolog isoform X2: protein MCLEMTETDSTVTEAGRFVSENKKMDVSKRIIRNLEPARPLRRLNMNQVPQSYAEIKPVEKPDNIIKVEHFYEILHLQSTSTQPKKKVERICYTRDFLLKMASCPMAKKKPEFLPEHPIVLENGRTNDVPRYFITNYNNNNDGEDMAA from the exons ATGTGTTTGGAAATGACGGAGACAGACAGCACGGTGACTGAAGCTGGACGCTTTGTCAGTGAGAACAA AAAAATGGACGTGTCAAAGAGGATCATCAGAAATCTGGAACCAGCAAGACCACTGCGCCGTCTTAACATGAATCAAG TGCCTCAAAGCTATGCTGAGATTAAGCCAGTAGAAAAGCCA GACAACATTATTAAAGTGGAGCATTTCTATGAAATCCTGCATCTTCAAAGCACCAGCACCCAACCAAAGAAGAAAG TCGAAAGAATTTGCTACACACGGGACTTTCTCCTCAAGATGGCAAGTTGTCCAATGGCTAAGAAGAAACCTGAGTTTTTACCAGAACATCCAATCGTTTTGGAGAATGGA AGAACCAATGACGTGCCCAGATACTTCATCACcaactacaacaacaacaacgacgGCGAGGACAT GGCTGCCTAA